The Magnetospirillum sp. WYHS-4 genome includes the window GATCAAGCGGCGGAAGTTGGGATTGTCTTCGACCAGCAGGACCTTCAGACGCCTCCAGTCGAGGCCGCTCCCCATTCCATCGGTAAGGCGGCAGGCCCCCGCCTGGGCAATGGCTTCCGTCTTGTCCCGGCAGATATCCCGGTAGGCGAAATCGTCCTGCAGGATATGGCTGATCAGCCAACCGCGCACGAAATCCACGAAACGTCGGGAATCGAAGCCGCCCGGATCGGCGGCCAGGGCTGCCATGAAGTCGCCGACCTCCCCTGTCAGCCGCCGATGGGTCTCCCGGTGGGCATCCAGCTGAGGGTAGCCGCAAAGCTCCATCAGGTGTTCCTCGCGGGCGAAATGATATTTCGTGTATTCGGTCAGGCTATCGAGGATGCTACCGACGACGGAGGAATCTTCCCTGTCCCCTACCGCCGTTTCCAGGTGGTTGAACAGCCGCAGGAGAACCCGGTGATCCGAGTCCACGAAGGGAATCCCCATTTCGATTCCCGCAGTCCAGTCGGCGGCGTGCACGGCCTCAGCCCCTTGTCCAATACGGCGATTTGAAGCGGCCTGCTATCACACTACCCGGCAAGTCCCTAGAAAAACCGGCGGGCAAGCCCCGGAAAGATCACGAGGATGATCCATTTGCGATGCCCGGCAGGCCCGGAACCTGGCGCGGCAAGGTGAAAACCACCGCCGTTCCCCCCTGTGGCCGCGCCTCGATGGCCACGGTTCCTCCGGCCAGGGTGACGATCTTGCGGACCAGGGACAGGCCGATACCCGTACCTTCGTGCCTGTCGCCGGTTTCCAGACGTTCGAACACCCGGAAAACCCGCTCGCGGTACTCGGGCGGGATGCCGGCGCCGTTGTCCTCGACTCGGAAGACGGCTGTTTCCTCGTCCCATCGGGCGGAGACCGATACCTCCGGCAGGCGACCTCCCGGACAGTAGGTCAGGGAGTTCTCGATCAGACGGGCGAAGATTTCGGCCAGCCGGCGGATATCGAGCCGCACCTCGGGCAAGGCCGTGGCCGTGACGCTGCCGCCGGAACTCATGATCTGGCGCTTCAGGCGCCGCAGGGCCTCGTTGAGGGCCGCTTCGGCGGAAAACATGCCTTCGCCGGCCGGCAGGCGGTCGACCGAGAGGTAGAGTTCCACGTCCCGCAACAGCCGCTTCAGGTGCAGCGCCGCGGCGACCGTGAAATCCATGTATTCCCTCTCGCTGGGCCCCAGTTGATCGCCGAGCCTTTTGCCGAGAAGCTGGGTGAAGCTGACCAGGGAACGGACCGGTTCCTGCATGTGATGGGCCAGAATCTCGGAAAAGCGCGCCAATTCGGCATGGGCATGGGCGGTTTCGGCAAGGCTCTTGCGCAGCCGGGCTTCGCTTTCGACCCTAGGGGTGATGTCGCGCTGCACGCCGACGTAATGGACGATGCGGCCGCTCCCGTCGGGAACGGCGGTCACCGTCAATTCGTTCCAGAACAAGCTGCCGTCCTTGCGGTAGTTGCGTAGCACCGCCGTGGCGCTTCCCCCGTCCGCCAAGCCTAGGCGGATGGCCTCCAGGCCTTCCTGGCCGCGATCCTCGCCGTGCAGGAAGCGGGGATTGCGCCCGAAGACCTGGGCGGCATCGTAGCCGGTGATGTGCCGGAAGGCGGGATTGACGTAGACGAGCGGATTGTCGGGGGCCAGGGCGTCGGTGATGGTCACCCCGTCGGCGACATGGGCCAGCGCCATGTCGCTGAGCAACAAGGCTTCCTCGTCCCGCACCCGGCGGACCAGGAGACGCGCCAGAACCCCGGTCAGACCGAGAACCACCAGGGCTACCGCCACCACCGGTCCGGCCAGGGACTCGGCGCCCTGGCGCCAGGACGCCAGAATCGCTTCCTCGCTCAGGCTCACGCCGATCACCAGAGGCCAGACCAGGGTCATGCGATAGCTGGCGAGGCGGCGTCTCCCATCGGGATCGACATCGGAGAAGGACCCGAATTCCGCGTCCTTGACCAACGACCGGAAGGGCTCGTGTTCCCGGCTGGAATCGCCGGGCTGGATTTTCAATCCGGTTCCCGCCAGGAACGTGCCATCGAAGTGGTGCAGGGACACCGTCCCACCCTCGCCGGTCTCCAGGGCGTCGAAGATGGACTGCACATGCTGGGGATTGATCGCGGCGATCAAGAGCCCGGTGCCGCCCCGGCTATCCCGAAAGGTCCTTGTCATGGGGATGAGATACTGGCCGCCGCCGGCGCCGCCACCCACGAAACGCTGGGCCAGCGGCTTGCCGATCACCAGGGGCCGGACCGAATCGCGATGGGCGGCCAGCAGGCCCGCCGCCTCAACGGTTGTGCCGGCCGGCGTGCCGGCCGTGTCGAACAGCACCCGCCCCTCGGAATCGACCACCAGGATCTGGCGGAGTTGGGGCGAGAACAGCAACCGCTGCCGCAGGGCTTCGGCAACGGCCCCATCGCCCAGAGACTGGCGCTGAAGCATCGCCTCGGCCACCGAAGCCAGGACCACATCCACCGACTGCACGATACGCGCCGTGCTGTCGGTGGCGGCGCGGGCCAGGCTCACCGAAGCCGCCCGCCCGGCATCAAGGGCCTGCTGGCGGCCGGCCAGCAAGGCCACAGCCAGGGCGACGACGACCGCCGCCGCCACGCCGATCCCGAACAGCACGACCGCCCCCATCAGGCGGCGTGGGTACAGGCGTGCCGCTTGGCCGACCGATACGGAGGGCTCCCGAGATCCGGAAGAACACTGTTGCCGCCCCATCATGGAATAGGACTATAGTAGTATGCTGGATCGATTCCAATCGGGAGAACGCGATGAACACCGCTTCCATCCTGCTGGGCATTTCCCTCGTCCTGGCCGTCGGCGCCGCGCAAGCCCAACCGCCCGGAGAAAGCCATCTCGACAGGGTTGCGAGGACAAAGGAAGTCCGAGTCTGCATTTGGCCCGACTACTATTCCATCTCCTACCGCAATACGCGAACCGGCAGCCTGGAAGGCATCGACATCGATCTGGCGAGAGAGTTCGCCAAGGACCTGGGCGTCGCGGTCCGTTTCGTCGACAGTTCCTTCAAGGCCCTGGTCGAGGACCTGACCACCGACAAGTGCGACGTCAGCATGCATGCGGTGGGCATCACCCCCCTGCGCCAGGAGAAACTGGACTTCACCCGTCCTCATCTCCAGAGCGGCATCCTGGGCGTCACCACCAAGGCCCACAAGACCTTGAAGTCCTGGGCCGACGTGGATCAGGAAGGAATGGTGGTGGTGGTGGCCACCGGAACCTTCATGGAACCGGTGATGAAGGACACCCTGAAGAAGGCCAAGCTGGTGAGCCTGGATACGCCGGAAGCCCGCGAACAGGAAGTCATGAGCGGCCGGGCCGACATCTTCATGACCGACTATCCCTTCAGCCGCAAGATGTTGGCCCGCCACGACTGGGCCCGCCTGGTGGAACCGCAGCAGCCGCTCGCCCCCACGTCCTATGCCTATGCGGTGAACAAGGGCGATGCCAAATGGCTGGAAGCGGTGGATGCCTTCGTCGCCCGCGCCAAGAAGGACGGCAGGTTGGCCAAGGCTGCCGGGGCCAACGGCCTGGGGGCCATCGTCCATCTGGGGGATTAGGCGGCGTCCGAAACCGGCAGGAAGAATTCGTTATCGGTCAACACCGTCAGGGCGATGGTGATGCTGGCACCACCGCCGGTTTCTCGCACCAAGCGCACGTGCGGCCTTCCCGGCACCGGCTCGAACAGCCGGTCGACAACCCAAACGAGGCCCGCGCCGCCCTTCGCCTTGACGAATCGCTGTCCGACCTCGACGGCCGCGGCCTTGCGCGAGAACATTAGCGTCTCCCAATGGAAAAGGGGCTATAAGGATTAGTACCGACGGGATGCGGAAGTCCATAGGTAAAATGGCCGGAACCGGCGCCACCACCGTCCGGTGTCGGCATAGGCCGGGACAATGACCGCACCGGCCCCCTTGGCGGTCGATCACGGCCCGGAATACTTCTCCTCAAGACGGCGCCAAGCCGGGGTTTCGACCACGGCCTCGAAGCTGGCAAAGTCCAACAGGCCTTCCAGCCCCCCGCTGGTTCCATGAACCGCCAGATGGCGATAGCAGCGTTCGAGGGCGGCGGCCGCGGAAAAGAGGCCGGACAAGGGGAAGACACCCAGGCGGAAGCCGAGACCTTCCAGTTCCGCCGCCGGAAGCGTCGGCGTCCGCCCGCCTTCCACCATGTTGGCCAGTAACGGAATGCCCTTGAGGCTTTCGGCCACGCGCACCAGTTCGTCGCGGGATTGAGGGGCCTCGACGAAAATCACGTCGGCCCCGGCTTCCGCATAGAGCCGCCC containing:
- a CDS encoding bacteriohemerythrin, with the translated sequence MGIPFVDSDHRVLLRLFNHLETAVGDREDSSVVGSILDSLTEYTKYHFAREEHLMELCGYPQLDAHRETHRRLTGEVGDFMAALAADPGGFDSRRFVDFVRGWLISHILQDDFAYRDICRDKTEAIAQAGACRLTDGMGSGLDWRRLKVLLVEDNPNFRRLIETLLTVAGTHEARSVMSAQEGLDSLMKYPADVVLCDVVMDGMDGVAMAREVFRIDPLTRFVFVSGLDGEVLRRRASAVGVDAVLEKPLSATGLFGAIAKAMDGAVRQ
- a CDS encoding ABC transporter substrate-binding protein; this translates as MNTASILLGISLVLAVGAAQAQPPGESHLDRVARTKEVRVCIWPDYYSISYRNTRTGSLEGIDIDLAREFAKDLGVAVRFVDSSFKALVEDLTTDKCDVSMHAVGITPLRQEKLDFTRPHLQSGILGVTTKAHKTLKSWADVDQEGMVVVVATGTFMEPVMKDTLKKAKLVSLDTPEAREQEVMSGRADIFMTDYPFSRKMLARHDWARLVEPQQPLAPTSYAYAVNKGDAKWLEAVDAFVARAKKDGRLAKAAGANGLGAIVHLGD
- a CDS encoding ATP-binding protein, yielding MLFGIGVAAAVVVALAVALLAGRQQALDAGRAASVSLARAATDSTARIVQSVDVVLASVAEAMLQRQSLGDGAVAEALRQRLLFSPQLRQILVVDSEGRVLFDTAGTPAGTTVEAAGLLAAHRDSVRPLVIGKPLAQRFVGGGAGGGQYLIPMTRTFRDSRGGTGLLIAAINPQHVQSIFDALETGEGGTVSLHHFDGTFLAGTGLKIQPGDSSREHEPFRSLVKDAEFGSFSDVDPDGRRRLASYRMTLVWPLVIGVSLSEEAILASWRQGAESLAGPVVAVALVVLGLTGVLARLLVRRVRDEEALLLSDMALAHVADGVTITDALAPDNPLVYVNPAFRHITGYDAAQVFGRNPRFLHGEDRGQEGLEAIRLGLADGGSATAVLRNYRKDGSLFWNELTVTAVPDGSGRIVHYVGVQRDITPRVESEARLRKSLAETAHAHAELARFSEILAHHMQEPVRSLVSFTQLLGKRLGDQLGPSEREYMDFTVAAALHLKRLLRDVELYLSVDRLPAGEGMFSAEAALNEALRRLKRQIMSSGGSVTATALPEVRLDIRRLAEIFARLIENSLTYCPGGRLPEVSVSARWDEETAVFRVEDNGAGIPPEYRERVFRVFERLETGDRHEGTGIGLSLVRKIVTLAGGTVAIEARPQGGTAVVFTLPRQVPGLPGIANGSSS